From one Cucurbita pepo subsp. pepo cultivar mu-cu-16 chromosome LG17, ASM280686v2, whole genome shotgun sequence genomic stretch:
- the LOC111778925 gene encoding fatty-acid-binding protein 1: MVSLRFPFSFPQPPKLPRHGFLRPSYAVVAAGGAAAAAGFVAVTINSTNQQSPFLESAFNLLFRSHPSPLWASLSLADNSTTSSVVDSKTGMSFPSVIGDSQQLLGIGLRRKAILGLKNINVYAYGVYADNNDIKESLSEKYGKLSVSELQEKNFDKDIMEADICMTVRLQIVYGRLSIRSVRSAFEESVGSRLEKFGGSDNKELLHKFTSQFKDEYKIPRGSVIDLSKERGHVLRTIIDGKEVGSIESQLLCRAILDLYIGEDPFDKQAKQDIKQALTSILHN, from the exons atggtatcTCTCCGATTTCCATTCTCGTTTCCTCAGCCGCCAAAGCTTCCACGCCATGGCTTTCTCCGCCCCTCCTACGCCGTCGTCGCGGCCGGCGGCGCTGCGGCAGCAGCCGGATTCGTCGCTGTAACTATAAACTCGACGAACCAACAATCCCCATTTCTCgaaagtgcatttaatttgCTCTTCCGAAGTCATCCATCGCCCCTATGGGCTTCTCTATCTCTGGCGGACAATTCAACCACCTCTTCAGTTGTTGACTCCAAAACTGGAATGTCATTTCCGTCTGTAATTGGAGATTCTCAGCAGCTTCTCGGAATTGGGTTGCGGAGAAAGGCGATTTTGGGACTGAAGAACATCAATGTTTATGCATATG GTGTTTATGCTGATAACAATGACATAAAAGAATCACTGAGTGAGAAGTATGGAAAACTCAGTGTCTCTGAACTACAAGAAAAGAACTTTGATAAAGATATCATGGAAGCTGATATATGCATGACTGTTAGACTTCAAATAGTCTACGGAAGACTGAGCATCCGATCTGTTCGAAGTGCTTTTGAAGAATCGGTTGGAAGTCGACTCGAGAAGTTCGGGGGTTCAGACAACAAAGAATTGCTTCACAA ATTCACTTCCCAATTCAAAGACGAGTACAAAATACCTCGAGGGTCCGTGATCGATCTCTCCAAAGAACGAGGCCATGTCCTCCGCACAATCA TTGATGGGAAGGAAGTGGGAAGCATAGAGAGCCAACTACTGTGCAGAGCCATTTTAGATCTGTATATTGGTGAAGATCCATTTGATAAACAAGCCAAACAAGACATCAAACAAGCTTTAACTTCTATTCTTCacaactaa